Below is a window of Escherichia coli DSM 30083 = JCM 1649 = ATCC 11775 DNA.
TAGGCGCGCGGACGATGACCGCCTGGACGCAGGATCTCATCTATGCGGGCGATCCGGTTCATTATCATGGCAGCCGGGTTACCGAAGGGACGCTTTCCTGGCGGCACGCTACTGCCCAGGCGGGGCAGGGAGAGCGTTATGATCAGATACTTGCGTTTGCTTATCCCGACAACAACCTTAGCCGCTGGGGAGCGCCACGCTCAACCTGCCAGTTATTACCCAAAGCGAAAGCCTGGCTGGCGAAAAAAATGCCGCAGTGGCGGCGCGTGTTACAAGATGAAATGGGGTATAACGAACCTGACGTGTTTGCGGTCTGCCGCTTAGTCTCAGGTTTCCCCTATACCGATCGGCAGCAGAAACGGCTGTTTATTCGTAACTTCTTTACGCTTCAGGATCGGCTGGATTTAACCCATGAGTATCTGCACCTGGCCTTTGATGGTTATCCCACCGGGCTTGATGAGAACTATATCGAAACGCTGACCCGACAATTATTAATGGACTAATGCTATGCGAAAGATTTTTCTTCCGTTGTTACTGGTGGCGCTTTCGCCTGTCGCTCACAGTGAAGGTGTGCAGGAAGTCGAGATTGATGCACCGCTCTCTGGCTGGCATCCGGCAGAGGGTGAAGATGCCAGTTTTTCACAAACGATCAATTACCCGGCGTCGTCCGTCAACATGGCAGATGATCAAAATATCTCAGCGCAGATCCGCGGCAAAATAAAGAATTATGCTGCGGCGGGTAAAGTTCAGCAGGGCCGGCTGGTGGTCAACGGTGCCAGTATGCCGCAGAGAATTGAATCAGATGGTTCTTTTGCACGCCCTTATATTTTCACTGAAGGCAGCAACAGCGTGCAGGTCATCAGCCCAGATGGGCAAAGCCGACAAAAAATGCAGTTTTACTCAACGCCGGGTGCTGGGGCGATTCGCGCACGTTTACGGCTGGTTCTCTCGTGGGATACGGACAATACCGACCTCGATCTTCATGTCGTTACGCCTGACGGTGAACATGCCTGGTACGGTAACACCGTGCTGAAAAACAGTGGTGCACTGGATATGGATGTCACGACAGGGTACGGCCCCGAGATTTTCGCCATGCCAGCGCCAGTTCACGGCCGTTATCAGGTGTATATCAACTACTATGGCGGACGCAGCGAAACGGAATTAACTACGGCCCAACTGACGCTGATCACCGATGAAGGGTCGGTCAATGAGAAACAGGAAACTTTTATTGTACCGATGCGTAATGCTGGCGAACTGACGCTGGTGAAAAGTTTTGACTGGTGATTAATGAGGTTATCTTTACTGTCAATGTTCAAGAAAACGCCCGATGACTTTCGCTATCGGGCGTTTTTACATGTTAATTCAATCGTTCAATCACCATCGCAATTCCCTGGCCGCCACCAATGCACAGTGTTGCCAGCCCCAGCGTTTTATCGCGTGCCTGCATTGCATGTAATAGTGTGACCAGAATACGAGCACCACTGGCACCGATAGGATGCCCCAGCGCGATGGCCCCGCCGTTGACATTCACTTTCTCAGGCTCAAAGCCCAGGGTTTTCCCAACGGCAAGGAACTGTGCAGCAAATGCTTCATTAGCCTCAATGAGATCAATATCCGCCAGTTGCAGCCCCGCCAGTTGTAACGCTTTTTGCGTGGCAGGTACTGGCCCCATACCCATCAATGCGGGGGGCACGCCACCGCTGGCATAACTTTTAATGCGAGCCAGGGGGGTAAGGCCTGCTGCCAGCGCCGAAGATTCTTCCATAATCACCAGAGCGGCAGCACCGTCGTTAATGCCAGACGCGTTCCCGGCGGTGACTGTTCCTGCTTTATCGAAGGCCGGGCGCAATGCGCCTAACGCTTCAGCCGTAGAATCCGCTTTCGGGAATTCGTCTTGACTGAAGACGAAGGTTTTCTTCCGAGTGACAACATTTACCGGGACGATTTCGGCTGTAAAAGCACCGGACTCAATTGCGGCTGCCGCTTTACGCTGTGAATGTAGCGCCAGTTCATCCTGCATTTCACGGGTAATTCCGTACTCTTTAGCCACGTTTTCGGCG
It encodes the following:
- the yfaP gene encoding YfaP family protein, coding for MRKIFLPLLLVALSPVAHSEGVQEVEIDAPLSGWHPAEGEDASFSQTINYPASSVNMADDQNISAQIRGKIKNYAAAGKVQQGRLVVNGASMPQRIESDGSFARPYIFTEGSNSVQVISPDGQSRQKMQFYSTPGAGAIRARLRLVLSWDTDNTDLDLHVVTPDGEHAWYGNTVLKNSGALDMDVTTGYGPEIFAMPAPVHGRYQVYINYYGGRSETELTTAQLTLITDEGSVNEKQETFIVPMRNAGELTLVKSFDW
- the atoB gene encoding acetyl-CoA acetyltransferase, with translation MKNCVIVSAVRTAIGSFNGSLASTSAIDLGATVIKAAIERAKIDSLHVDEVIMGNVLQAGLGQNPARQALLKSGLAETVCGFTVNKVCGSGLKSVALAAQAIQAGQAQSIVAGGMENMSLAPYLLDAKARSGYRLGDGQVYDVILRDGLMCATHGYHMGITAENVAKEYGITREMQDELALHSQRKAAAAIESGAFTAEIVPVNVVTRKKTFVFSQDEFPKADSTAEALGALRPAFDKAGTVTAGNASGINDGAAALVIMEESSALAAGLTPLARIKSYASGGVPPALMGMGPVPATQKALQLAGLQLADIDLIEANEAFAAQFLAVGKTLGFEPEKVNVNGGAIALGHPIGASGARILVTLLHAMQARDKTLGLATLCIGGGQGIAMVIERLN